Part of the Quercus robur chromosome 5, dhQueRobu3.1, whole genome shotgun sequence genome, TAGAAGTTATATTATGAGAGAAACCTAGCTCTAACATTGTCATTGAGCTCTCAAGTGAATAGAGTGATCAAACAATTGAACTACTTTTCTATTATATAAGTCCTTTaaagacaacaacaacaacaacaacaaccaaaaaaaaaaccttaaacgGGACCGCATCTCTTTTATATTCTCTCCATTTTCTCACCCAATATAGAGAGAAAAGTCCACTTTTGTTTTTTACCAACTTTTTCAAGTACTATTTCCAAATCtatttattcattctttattttatttaaacattatttcttatttttttaataatatttttgaaatctaatactatttttcttagatttttattagtacatagagagagagatgggcAACCGAAGAATGACATTCATTGTGAAACTGAGCCTATCCCCTCCATTGCCATGCTCTTCCCTAAACCATCCTAATTGCAACAATGTCTCCATTATTGGATCGTAAGATGGCTAGGTAGTCGGTGTTCACCATGACTGCAACAAATGTCAGAGTTGTTTTTGTTAGTGTTGTAGGAGAATGGTTCCTAATGGGAATAGATGAGAATTGTATGAGAATTATAGGAAAAccaatttaattagaaaaatattaaggGATGAAATGCAATAAGCAATCAATTGTAACTAACTAATAATAGGCATATATAAAACTATTCTATTGGCTCACATGCTATTATTCcctatataaattaataatttcaacaTGTGTTAAATATGATTAATATGCTTAGAATCGTAACTaattaactaactaactaattaactaaatacctaatttttttttattgctaaaaaaataaatccctAACTTACTAAATACAACCttacaacaattattatcaATACGGTTCCTTCACCACTATTCAATAAAACTCTTGCtcttacataaaaataataataataaataaataaataaactcttGCTCCAAACTACAgtcttctttttattcttgttgGATACTTGGATTAATAATACAAACGGACAATAATTCAATAAAGCAAAGCAAATTAGGAACAGACTcgcactacaaaaaaaagggtctaaagctgcgtttgaaaaacgcagcttaagaccccaaaaacgcggctataggctttTAGCCGCGTTTCCTATGGCCGCGTTTGTAAACGCGGCCTAAAGTCCGCGGCTcaaagcctatagccgcgttttttgaAAACGCGGCTAAAACCGGACCTGGAGCCGCGTTTTCTAACCGCGGCTATAGGATTcgacctatagctgcgtttacTAAAAACGCGGCTCCAGGACAGCTTCGAGCTGCGTTtcaaacgcggctatagctATTTCCCAGTAACATTGATCacgctatagccgcgttttaaaaaacgcggctataggtttttaaaaaaacaaaaaaaaattctgggtaAATTTttccccagaaaattcaaaattgaaaaatcaaatataaaaaattcaaaattaaacacaaatacaaaaaattcaaaaacaaatacaaatccagaaaattcaaaatcaaatacaacatactcacaatacaaacacacccagaaaattttaaattaaacacaatatactcacaatacaaacacatgcacccaaaaaattaaaaatcaaacataaacccataaaattcaaaatcaaacacaaacccgGAAAATTAAAAGCACACACAACATtctcacaatacaaacacaacgaaaaaattcaaaatcaaacaaaacgtgttccaaaatataaaacaaacccATGAATCTCCTCTCATTCAACAAAACCAACCAAATCTAACACTAATTCCattcaataaaacaaaagcacaagctcagaatcaaaaaagaacacaagcctgtgaagaaggaagaaagaaaaaggaacaaaaaaaaaaaaaaaaaaaaacgcagtaCCCAGAtgtgaaggaagaaagaaaaaggaaaaaaaaaaagaaaagaaaagagaaaagagaaaagagttacctggatgtggagaaggaaggaaaaaaaaaaaaaaagaagaagaagaagacttacCCAgatgtgaagaaggaagaaagaaaaagaaaaaaaaaaaaaaagaagaaagaatgaaccaTCTGATgaatgaagaaagaaagggaaaaggaagaaaagagagcAAGTGGGGGTAGGTGGGAAAGTGGGGTGCAGGTGTGAAAGGGTTGTGTACGTGGGAAGcttcaggaaatttttttttttttttttttaagcgctacctatagccgcgtttttagaaaacgcggctataggtaacATGTAGCTGTGTTTTTTCAATGTAAAAACGCGGCTAAAGGTGACCCGTAGCCGCAGTTTTAAATCACAAAACGCGTTTTTTAGCCGCGTTTTTCCAAAAACGCGGCTCAAAAACGCGTTTTTTAGCCGCGTTTTTccaaaacgcggctatagcttTTCCTTTGAGCCGCGTTTTTGGAAAAAACGCGGCTCCAGCCTTTCCTTTGAGCCGCGTTCACGAAAAACGCGGCTCAAAGGAAAAGCTTTAGCCGCGTTTTTCAAAAACGCGGCTTAAAGTcgcgttttttgtagtgtcGATCTCCCAGTGTCAAAACACAGAGCACCAACAGGTTTAGTTTGAGATTTTAGCATCAATTTAGGCCAAAGGGTCCTCAAAATctaatatcaaaaaaaaaaaaaaaaaaatttaaaatgcatACGTGCACATGTACAACAACAAGCTTTATACTATACAATATAACTATCTTCAATTGAATTGACAACATAAGTAATTTTGCTATAAATTGAATTGAGAAAGAGCTTTACCACTTTGAGAACAAGCCTTCTCAGTTGAATCTTCTGTATCACAGTGAGTATCTACGAAACCAAGTCACTGATCCCCGACAACACCACTGCTGTAATTGCctaatttaaataacaaattaagcTTGTGTTTCTTCTCCCCACTGGAGGAGCGTTTCTTCTCACCTATAGAGTGtgagtgtttctttctttcttgtcttcTAGGGTAGCCTACGAGATAAGAGAGCTGGTGCCACAAGAGTGTCCGTTTGCTGTCATGAGCAGCAATATGGACGCAGACTTCTTAGAAAAGATCCAAAAACTGCAGCTTACTACAGAAGAAGACGAAACTATAACCATACGTCCAGTGAGGAGAAAAGAGATCCTGGATGAATACTCTCTAAGTTTAGTCGGGAAGTTTCTAACCAAAAAACCGATTAACTTAAGAGCAGCAAAGAACCTACTACGATCTATGTGGAAGATGGGGGACGACCTGAAGATTGTCGAGGTAGGCGATGGTTTATTACAATTTAAATTTACGCTGGAAAGCCAACTACTATGGGTGCGGAACAATGGTCCATGGTGTTTTGATAACCATATGCTGGCTGTAAAGAGATGGGAGAAAGGCATGACGAGTAGATCAGTCACATTCACGCACCTCCCCTTTTGGGTCCAAGTGTGGGGCCTCCCCTTTGATCTAATGACTGAAGAAGCAGGTCACGATATTGGGAGGGGACTCGGAAAAGTTATTGAAGTAGATAGTAAGGCCTTCAAAGCTGACCAAGCCCGTTTCTTGAGAATACGAGCTGAAATACCATTAGACAAACCACTACGACGGGGTGGTCCAGTGGTTAGCCCGGAGGGAGATGAAGTACGTGTGGCATTTCGATACGAGCGCTTGGTTGGGTGGTGCTTCGCATGTGGCAGAATTGGACATGATCAGAAAGAATGTAGCATGGTCGGAGGGGAAGACACAGGAAACCGAACTTATGGGGAATGGATGAAAGCCGGTACTCGCATCCGTGCCGATGAGCAGAGGAACAACCAATACAGTCCACGGCATCGCCGGACTGAACCAGCCACCCAAACTGACCATAACCAGAACAGAGCTAGCCCTACCACGCCCATTAATGCAGAAACGGACAAGCCGAAAAACAAGGAAACCGATACGATGAGCCCCACCCACACGTTACGCACGTTAACGCAATCAATACCCCAGCAATTACTCCATGATACGGTACAGGTGGATGCGAATATTTCAGGAAATATGGTTAATGCACATTCACGCTCGACCaatatggaaactgaaaacggTGATCATGCCCTTTATTACGTGCCAATCAGTTACGGGGAATCAAATGCAAGTCACACGCCGTCTACCAAGGAGTCACGTGCAACTGTTAATGAACCAAAAACAACACGCACAGCTACTTGGAAGAGGATACCAAAACAGGGGCTgcccaaaaacaaaacagaggaggaagacCGTGTACCAGTGGGGAAGAAGAGACAATCTGAAACCAGTGAGCTTGATGATGGACAGGATATCACAACCAGCAACAAACGGCTTAAGGGTGTGGCCGGATCAACACAACCTACATCTCCAACGGTGGTGGCTGCGTCACAGCCCCGCCGATCGCAATGATCGTCCTAAGCTGGAACTGCCGAGGGCTTGGGAACCGCTCGGCAGTGGATGTTCTTGCTGCATTGGTGAGAACACAAGTTCCCACAATTTTGTTTCTCATGGAAACAAAATTGACTGTGCGTGAGATGGAACCGATTAAGTC contains:
- the LOC126728703 gene encoding uncharacterized protein LOC126728703, yielding MDADFLEKIQKLQLTTEEDETITIRPVRRKEILDEYSLSLVGKFLTKKPINLRAAKNLLRSMWKMGDDLKIVEVGDGLLQFKFTLESQLLWVRNNGPWCFDNHMLAVKRWEKGMTSRSVTFTHLPFWVQVWGLPFDLMTEEAGHDIGRGLGKVIEVDSKAFKADQARFLRIRAEIPLDKPLRRGGPVVSPEGDEVRVAFRYERLVGWCFACGRIGHDQKECSMVGGEDTGNRTYGEWMKAGTRIRADEQRNNQYSPRHRRTEPATQTDHNQNRASPTTPINAETDKPKNKETDTMSPTHTLRTLTQSIPQQLLHDTVQVDANISGNMVNAHSRSTNMETENGDHALYYVPISYGESNASHTPSTKESRATVNEPKTTRTATWKRIPKQGLPKNKTEEEDRVPVGKKRQSETSELDDGQDITTSNKRLKGVAGSTQPTSPTVVAASQPRRSQ